The Parvibaculaceae bacterium PLY_AMNH_Bact1 genome window below encodes:
- a CDS encoding ATP-dependent Clp protease proteolytic subunit (Derived by automated computational analysis using gene prediction method: Protein Homology.) — protein sequence MNDADPTDLLKNMANPLLESGLFKSRTILITGEINDRVARATSERLLAMAGESDDPITVVVSSPGGHVESGDMIHDMIKFIKPTVRVLGTGWVASAGALIFVSAEKEHRFCLPNTRFLLHEPRGGVGGSASEIDIQAREVLRMRERLNHIFAKATGQSFEKIVEDTNRDFWMSAEEAVEYGVVSKIVTSVDELS from the coding sequence ATGAACGACGCCGATCCGACAGATCTTCTGAAAAACATGGCGAACCCGCTGCTGGAAAGTGGCCTTTTCAAATCCCGCACGATTCTCATCACCGGTGAAATCAACGACCGTGTAGCCCGCGCGACAAGCGAGCGCCTGTTGGCGATGGCTGGCGAGTCCGATGATCCCATTACGGTGGTTGTCTCCTCACCAGGTGGTCATGTGGAATCCGGCGACATGATCCACGACATGATCAAATTCATTAAGCCAACCGTCCGTGTGCTTGGCACCGGCTGGGTGGCAAGCGCTGGCGCGCTCATCTTTGTGTCTGCGGAAAAAGAACACCGTTTCTGTCTGCCCAATACACGCTTCCTGCTGCATGAACCACGCGGCGGAGTTGGCGGGTCAGCGTCCGAAATCGACATTCAGGCGCGTGAGGTGCTGCGGATGCGCGAACGCCTCAACCACATCTTTGCAAAGGCAACAGGTCAGTCCTTCGAAAAGATTGTCGAAGACACAAATCGCGACTTCTGGATGAGTGCAGAGGAAGCCGTTGAGTACGGCGTCGTCAGTAAAATTGTTACATCGGTTGATGAGCTCAGCTAA
- the dnaA gene encoding chromosomal replication initiator protein DnaA (Derived by automated computational analysis using gene prediction method: Protein Homology. GO_function: GO:0003677 - DNA binding [Evidence IEA]; GO_function: GO:0003688 - DNA replication origin binding [Evidence IEA]; GO_function: GO:0005524 - ATP binding [Evidence IEA]; GO_process: GO:0006270 - DNA replication initiation [Evidence IEA]; GO_process: GO:0006275 - regulation of DNA replication [Evidence IEA]), translated as MGGEDLSSQWARVKARMSVELGEATYNSWVKPLELIGIGDGQVMVSSPTRFIRSWVVAHQSDRLLLLWQDEDPSIERVEVLVSADTRATGMEAPLPGDETVDMVSPKPRTPAASTPTTPPQRTTYDDATPDAMGAPLDERFTFENFVVGKSNELAHAAARRVAEATDVTFNPLFLYGGVGLGKTHLMHAIAWEIRRRHPDRKVLYLSAEKFMYQFVRALRFKDTMAFKQQFRTVDVLMIDDVQFISGKDSTQEEFFHTFNALIDHNHQVIISADRSPSDLEGIEERIKSRLGWGLVADIHATDYELRLGILQAKADSLALRAGAVELPPGVLELLAQRITNNIRELEGALTRVVAYASLVGRPISVEMAQEVLRDLLRSNEPKITIEEIQRRVAQYYNIRLADMLSPRRARTVARPRQIAMYLSKQLTTRSLPEIGRKFGGRDHTTVIHAVRRIDELCREDSGMEEDVDLLKRMLEGTTPDQG; from the coding sequence ATGGGTGGCGAAGACCTCTCGAGCCAGTGGGCTCGTGTAAAGGCGCGCATGTCAGTGGAGCTGGGAGAGGCGACCTACAATAGTTGGGTCAAACCCCTAGAGCTTATTGGTATTGGTGATGGCCAGGTCATGGTTTCTTCGCCGACACGCTTCATCCGATCATGGGTTGTGGCGCATCAATCTGACCGTCTGCTTCTTCTTTGGCAGGACGAGGATCCGAGCATTGAGCGTGTCGAGGTGCTCGTGAGTGCCGATACCCGTGCAACAGGCATGGAAGCGCCGCTACCCGGTGATGAGACTGTCGATATGGTGAGTCCAAAACCGCGAACGCCTGCTGCATCGACTCCCACCACCCCGCCACAGCGCACCACCTATGATGATGCGACGCCGGATGCCATGGGCGCACCGCTGGATGAGCGCTTCACCTTTGAGAATTTTGTCGTCGGCAAATCGAACGAACTTGCCCATGCCGCAGCACGTCGGGTGGCTGAAGCAACAGACGTGACGTTCAATCCGCTCTTCCTCTATGGCGGTGTGGGTCTTGGCAAGACCCATCTGATGCACGCGATCGCTTGGGAGATCCGTCGCAGGCATCCAGACCGGAAGGTGCTCTACCTTTCAGCTGAAAAATTTATGTATCAGTTTGTGCGCGCGCTGCGCTTCAAAGACACAATGGCGTTCAAGCAACAGTTCCGAACTGTGGATGTGTTGATGATTGATGATGTGCAATTCATCTCCGGCAAGGACTCCACCCAGGAAGAATTCTTCCACACCTTCAATGCGTTGATTGACCACAATCATCAGGTGATCATTTCGGCAGACCGGTCGCCCTCCGATCTGGAAGGCATTGAAGAGCGCATTAAGTCGCGTCTGGGCTGGGGCCTCGTCGCTGACATTCACGCGACAGACTATGAATTGCGTCTGGGTATTTTGCAGGCGAAAGCTGATTCGCTGGCGCTGCGAGCGGGTGCTGTTGAGCTGCCGCCGGGCGTGCTGGAGCTTCTGGCGCAGCGGATTACGAACAATATTCGAGAGCTGGAAGGGGCGCTGACCCGGGTTGTGGCGTATGCGTCGCTTGTTGGGCGGCCCATCTCTGTTGAGATGGCGCAGGAAGTTCTGCGCGACCTACTGCGCTCAAATGAGCCGAAAATCACCATTGAAGAGATCCAGCGGCGCGTGGCGCAATATTACAATATTCGCCTGGCCGACATGTTGTCGCCGCGTCGGGCGCGAACAGTCGCCAGGCCGCGTCAGATCGCCATGTACCTGTCAAAACAGCTCACAACGCGCTCTCTGCCCGAAATTGGCAGGAAATTCGGTGGGCGGGACCACACGACAGTGATCCATGCCGTGCGTAGGATCGACGAACTCTGCCGGGAAGATAGTGGCATGGAAGAAGACGTGGATCTTCTAAAGCGGATGCTGGAAGGCACGACCCCCGATCAGGGATAA
- the gyrB gene encoding DNA topoisomerase (ATP-hydrolyzing) subunit B (Derived by automated computational analysis using gene prediction method: Protein Homology. GO_component: GO:0009330 - DNA topoisomerase type II (double strand cut, ATP-hydrolyzing) complex [Evidence IEA]; GO_function: GO:0003918 - DNA topoisomerase type II (double strand cut, ATP-hydrolyzing) activity [Evidence IEA]; GO_process: GO:0006265 - DNA topological change [Evidence IEA]), whose translation MADDANVGADYGADSIKVLKGLDAVRKRPGMYIGDTDDGSGLHHMVYEVVDNAIDEALAGHCDTVAVTLNPDGSVSVSDNGRGIPTDIHAEEGISAAEVIMTQLHAGGKFDQNSYKVSGGLHGVGVSVVNALSDWLELRIWRNGKEHLVRFENGVSVKPLEVVGDAGNKGGTQVTFHASSEIFTTTEYDYATLEHRLRELAFLNSGVRITLTDARNPEPKTIELLYDGGLKAFVQFLDRTKTALIEEPITLSEERDGVTVELALWWNDSYHENVLCFTNNIPQRDGGTHLAGFRGALTRVINGYATSSGIAKKEKVSLTGDDAREGLTCVLSVKVPDPKFSSQTKDKLVSSEVRPIVESSVNETLTTWFEEHPAAGKAIVGKVVEAAAAREAARKARELTRRKGALDISSLPGKLADCQERDPAKSELFIVEGDSAGGSAKQGRDRKSQAVLPLRGKILNVERARFDKMLGSDQIGTLITALGTGIGREDFDIEKLRYHKIIIMTDADVDGAHIRTLLLTFFYRQMPELIERGHLYIAQPPLYKVRKGQSETYLKDEPSLQDYLVATGLEDMVFTTHDGVQRGGDDLREIVEQARKADAILNGLPSKYPKFAVEQAAIAGALNPELLSEAEAARGAADYIARRLDLLSDETERGWTGRPTQDGGLRFEREVRGVTEDVTIDGPLISSSDARRLDSMATHLQEIYVKAGTLTRKDVSHEIRSPSQLLKAIFDAGTKGLALSRYKGLGEMNPEQLWETTLDSEVRSLLQVRIRELDEADDLFAKLMGDIVEPRREFIQDNALSVVNLDV comes from the coding sequence ATGGCGGATGACGCCAACGTGGGCGCCGATTATGGCGCCGATAGCATTAAGGTCCTGAAGGGCCTGGATGCGGTGCGCAAGCGGCCCGGCATGTATATCGGCGACACCGATGATGGCTCTGGCCTTCATCACATGGTCTACGAAGTTGTCGACAATGCCATCGATGAAGCGCTGGCGGGCCATTGCGACACAGTTGCGGTAACGCTCAATCCGGACGGCTCGGTCTCTGTTTCCGACAATGGACGCGGCATCCCAACCGACATACATGCCGAAGAAGGCATTTCTGCTGCTGAAGTGATCATGACCCAGCTGCATGCGGGCGGTAAGTTCGACCAGAATTCCTACAAAGTCTCCGGTGGTCTGCACGGCGTGGGCGTTTCGGTGGTGAACGCATTGTCGGACTGGCTAGAGCTGCGCATCTGGCGGAATGGCAAAGAACATCTTGTGCGTTTCGAAAACGGTGTATCTGTGAAGCCGTTGGAAGTCGTGGGCGATGCAGGGAACAAGGGCGGCACGCAAGTCACGTTTCATGCCTCGTCGGAAATTTTCACAACGACTGAATATGATTACGCGACGTTGGAACATCGACTGCGCGAACTCGCCTTCCTCAATTCCGGCGTGCGCATCACGCTGACGGATGCTCGTAATCCCGAGCCCAAAACCATTGAGCTTCTCTATGATGGTGGTCTGAAGGCCTTTGTTCAGTTTTTGGACCGGACAAAGACAGCGCTCATTGAAGAACCCATCACGCTCTCTGAAGAACGTGACGGCGTAACGGTCGAGTTGGCTCTGTGGTGGAATGACAGCTATCACGAGAATGTTCTCTGTTTCACAAACAACATTCCTCAGCGCGACGGCGGTACCCACCTGGCAGGTTTCCGGGGCGCTCTCACCCGTGTGATCAATGGCTATGCCACATCTTCTGGCATTGCAAAAAAGGAAAAAGTTTCGCTCACCGGCGATGATGCCCGCGAAGGCCTCACCTGCGTCCTGTCGGTGAAAGTGCCTGACCCGAAGTTTTCCAGCCAGACAAAAGACAAGCTTGTCTCGTCTGAAGTGCGCCCCATTGTCGAAAGCAGTGTGAACGAGACGCTCACCACCTGGTTTGAAGAGCATCCTGCTGCCGGTAAAGCGATTGTGGGCAAGGTTGTGGAAGCTGCTGCTGCCCGTGAAGCAGCCCGTAAAGCTCGTGAGCTCACCCGCCGCAAAGGTGCGCTAGACATTTCAAGCCTTCCCGGCAAACTGGCGGATTGTCAGGAGCGGGATCCGGCAAAATCCGAACTCTTCATTGTCGAGGGCGACAGTGCGGGCGGGTCTGCTAAGCAGGGCCGGGATCGCAAGTCTCAGGCTGTCTTACCGCTTCGGGGCAAGATCTTGAATGTGGAACGGGCTCGTTTTGACAAGATGCTCGGCTCCGACCAAATCGGGACCTTGATTACCGCATTGGGCACGGGTATTGGCCGCGAAGATTTCGACATTGAAAAACTCCGCTACCATAAAATCATCATCATGACCGATGCGGACGTGGACGGTGCACACATCAGAACCTTGCTGCTCACTTTCTTCTATCGGCAAATGCCGGAGCTGATTGAACGGGGTCATCTCTATATTGCTCAGCCGCCGCTCTATAAGGTACGCAAAGGCCAGTCGGAGACCTATCTGAAGGACGAGCCAAGTCTGCAGGATTATCTTGTGGCGACAGGGTTGGAAGACATGGTCTTCACAACCCATGACGGTGTGCAGCGTGGTGGTGACGACCTCCGCGAGATTGTCGAGCAGGCCCGCAAAGCTGATGCAATTCTGAATGGTCTGCCGAGTAAATATCCAAAATTCGCCGTTGAACAGGCGGCGATTGCTGGCGCCTTGAACCCAGAGCTTCTCTCAGAAGCAGAAGCAGCACGCGGTGCGGCCGACTATATCGCCCGGCGTCTTGATCTCCTGTCTGATGAAACCGAACGGGGATGGACGGGCCGGCCAACCCAGGATGGGGGCCTGCGCTTTGAGCGTGAGGTTCGGGGTGTGACCGAAGACGTCACCATCGATGGGCCTCTGATTTCAAGTTCTGACGCACGGCGTCTCGACAGCATGGCAACCCATCTGCAGGAAATTTACGTGAAGGCGGGCACGCTGACGCGGAAAGATGTATCTCATGAAATTCGCTCGCCCAGTCAGCTCCTGAAAGCGATCTTTGACGCAGGCACCAAGGGCTTGGCACTCAGTCGCTACAAGGGTCTGGGCGAAATGAACCCGGAACAACTCTGGGAGACGACCCTCGACAGCGAGGTGCGCTCGCTTCTTCAGGTGCGCATTCGGGAATTGGATGAGGCAGACGACTTGTTTGCCAAACTCATGGGCGACATTGTGGAGCCGCGCCGGGAATTCATCCAGGACAATGCGCTCTCAGTGGTGAATCTGGACGTCTAA
- the recF gene encoding DNA replication/repair protein RecF (Derived by automated computational analysis using gene prediction method: Protein Homology. GO_function: GO:0003697 - single-stranded DNA binding [Evidence IEA]; GO_function: GO:0005524 - ATP binding [Evidence IEA]; GO_process: GO:0006281 - DNA repair [Evidence IEA]), translating to MPTIFLSRLVVTHFRSYERAALALDGRPVVLTGPNGAGKTNLLEAISLLSPGRGLRGAPFTELGFRASGETEARHGWAVAATLTRDGDETVVGTGQEPSVGDAPRSRMVRVDGETQSSAGVLGDYLRVLWLTPAQDRLFMDGATGRRRFLDRLVMGFDPSHGTRANAFEKALRERNRLLSEDVRDAMWYAAIEEQMAEYGVAMAAARVETIARLKGAIEATAESAFPKAVLALEGELESAVANGTAATDAEDRYRALLEEMRARDRGAGRTLDGPHRSDLLVRHAPKDMEAKACSTGEQKALLLGLMLANTRLLAHTTGTSPLLLLDEVAAHLDSDRRAALFDELCDMGIQAWMTGTDASLFSSLGTRAQGFVVRENQAEMSPL from the coding sequence GTGCCTACGATTTTTTTGTCGCGTCTGGTCGTCACCCATTTTCGCTCCTATGAACGCGCGGCACTTGCTCTGGATGGTCGCCCGGTCGTTCTGACCGGCCCTAATGGCGCGGGGAAAACCAATCTTCTGGAAGCGATCTCGCTCTTATCGCCCGGTCGCGGCCTGCGCGGTGCGCCCTTTACAGAGCTTGGTTTCCGGGCATCCGGCGAAACAGAGGCGCGTCATGGATGGGCTGTGGCCGCGACGCTGACACGCGACGGCGATGAAACCGTCGTCGGGACCGGTCAGGAGCCAAGTGTTGGCGACGCCCCACGGTCGCGCATGGTCCGCGTAGATGGCGAAACCCAATCAAGTGCCGGTGTGCTCGGCGACTATCTGCGGGTGCTTTGGCTGACGCCTGCTCAGGATCGTCTCTTCATGGATGGGGCGACGGGCCGACGGCGTTTTCTGGACCGTCTGGTGATGGGCTTTGATCCAAGCCACGGCACGCGTGCCAACGCGTTCGAGAAAGCGCTTAGGGAACGCAATCGTTTGCTGAGCGAAGATGTGCGTGACGCCATGTGGTACGCCGCCATCGAAGAACAGATGGCCGAGTATGGCGTCGCTATGGCCGCGGCCCGGGTGGAAACCATCGCGCGCCTCAAAGGGGCAATTGAGGCAACTGCCGAGAGCGCTTTCCCCAAGGCTGTTCTGGCCCTTGAAGGTGAGCTTGAAAGCGCTGTCGCAAATGGGACGGCTGCGACCGACGCAGAGGATAGATATCGCGCCCTTCTCGAAGAAATGCGCGCCCGGGACCGCGGGGCCGGACGCACCCTTGATGGCCCCCATCGCAGCGATCTTCTGGTCCGTCATGCGCCCAAAGACATGGAAGCCAAAGCCTGCTCGACAGGGGAACAGAAAGCGCTTTTGCTGGGTCTCATGCTCGCCAACACCCGGCTCCTGGCCCATACAACCGGCACGTCGCCGCTTCTCTTGTTGGACGAAGTTGCCGCCCATCTGGACAGTGATCGACGGGCCGCGCTTTTTGATGAGCTCTGCGATATGGGCATTCAGGCCTGGATGACCGGCACTGATGCGAGCCTTTTTTCATCTCTGGGCACCCGCGCCCAAGGCTTTGTGGTTCGAGAAAATCAGGCTGAAATGTCCCCTCTTTAA
- the leuA gene encoding 2-isopropylmalate synthase (Derived by automated computational analysis using gene prediction method: Protein Homology. GO_function: GO:0003852 - 2-isopropylmalate synthase activity [Evidence IEA]; GO_process: GO:0009098 - leucine biosynthetic process [Evidence IEA]) has translation MTNPNNKPSPMPFQRYRPYQTIKLTDRTWPDVTIDQAPIWCSVDLRDGNQALIDPMSVEEKKRMFQTLCDIGFKEIEVGFPAASQTDFDFVRALIEEGRIPDDVTVQVLTQARPELIEETFRSLKGARRAIVHLYNSTSELQRRVVFGLDKAGITKIATDGAKLVRSLAEQAPETEWVFQYSPESFTGTEMDFAVEVCEAVMDVWKPTPQNKMIVNLPATVEMATPNIYADQIEWFARTLKNRDSVILSLHTHNDRGTGVAASELGVMAGADRVEGTLFGNGERTGNVCVVTLALNIMSQGVDPELDFSDIDAVAKVAEDCTKLPIPARHPYVGELVYTAFSGSHQDAIKKGFAALKQRNDDMWEVPYLPIDPKDVGRSYEAVVRINSQSGKGGVAHILADRHGLDLPRSMQVDFSNVIQELGDETGKEVDAATIWQVFQDTYVNTPGPVTFHGCKVTSGATTCRIEADVTVNSERQTIKGSGTGPIDAYLAGLAEHTGISGSVQGFHEHAVATGSGAEAAAYVEVDGANGVGHGACIDANTVTASLKAVTNAINKSLQ, from the coding sequence ATGACCAATCCAAACAACAAGCCATCGCCCATGCCCTTTCAGCGATACCGGCCGTATCAAACGATCAAGCTCACGGACCGCACCTGGCCTGACGTCACCATCGACCAGGCACCGATCTGGTGTTCTGTGGATCTGAGAGACGGCAATCAGGCACTCATTGACCCAATGAGTGTTGAAGAGAAGAAGCGCATGTTTCAAACGCTGTGCGACATTGGTTTCAAGGAAATCGAAGTAGGGTTCCCCGCGGCATCCCAAACAGATTTCGATTTTGTTCGCGCCCTCATCGAGGAGGGGCGCATTCCAGACGATGTCACGGTTCAGGTTTTAACGCAGGCACGCCCAGAACTGATCGAAGAGACCTTCCGATCGCTCAAAGGTGCGCGCCGGGCCATCGTCCATCTCTACAACTCCACCTCTGAGCTGCAGAGGCGTGTGGTCTTCGGGTTGGACAAGGCTGGCATCACCAAAATTGCAACGGACGGCGCCAAACTGGTTCGGTCTTTGGCCGAACAAGCCCCCGAGACCGAGTGGGTGTTCCAATATTCACCAGAAAGCTTTACCGGCACGGAAATGGACTTTGCTGTCGAGGTTTGCGAGGCGGTGATGGATGTCTGGAAACCGACGCCGCAGAACAAGATGATCGTCAATCTGCCGGCTACGGTCGAAATGGCCACACCCAATATCTACGCAGATCAGATTGAATGGTTTGCCCGCACGTTGAAAAACCGGGACAGCGTGATCCTGTCCTTGCATACGCACAATGACCGGGGAACCGGTGTGGCCGCGAGTGAACTGGGCGTGATGGCGGGCGCGGACAGGGTTGAGGGCACTCTCTTCGGCAATGGGGAACGCACTGGCAATGTCTGCGTGGTGACCCTTGCACTCAACATTATGAGCCAGGGTGTGGATCCGGAACTCGATTTCTCCGATATTGATGCCGTGGCAAAAGTCGCCGAGGACTGCACCAAGCTGCCGATCCCGGCACGCCACCCTTATGTGGGCGAATTGGTCTACACCGCCTTTTCCGGTTCCCACCAGGACGCCATCAAAAAGGGTTTTGCCGCGCTCAAGCAACGCAATGACGATATGTGGGAGGTTCCTTATCTGCCCATTGACCCGAAAGATGTGGGACGGTCCTATGAAGCGGTCGTGCGGATTAATTCCCAGTCGGGCAAAGGCGGTGTGGCACACATCCTGGCGGATCGTCACGGGCTTGATCTGCCGCGCTCCATGCAGGTGGACTTCTCCAATGTGATTCAGGAACTTGGCGATGAAACAGGCAAAGAGGTTGACGCCGCAACCATCTGGCAAGTGTTTCAGGACACTTATGTCAATACACCCGGCCCTGTCACCTTTCATGGGTGCAAAGTGACATCGGGGGCCACCACCTGCCGCATTGAGGCTGACGTCACGGTGAACAGCGAGAGACAGACCATCAAAGGATCTGGCACCGGGCCCATTGATGCGTATCTTGCAGGCCTTGCGGAGCACACCGGGATCTCGGGATCGGTTCAAGGCTTCCACGAGCATGCGGTCGCCACCGGCTCTGGAGCAGAAGCGGCCGCTTATGTGGAAGTAGACGGTGCTAATGGCGTCGGACACGGCGCATGCATTGATGCAAATACGGTGACTGCCTCCTTGAAAGCGGTCACGAACGCGATCAACAAATCGCTTCAGTAG
- the dnaN gene encoding DNA polymerase III subunit beta (Derived by automated computational analysis using gene prediction method: Protein Homology. GO_component: GO:0009360 - DNA polymerase III complex [Evidence IEA]; GO_function: GO:0003887 - DNA-directed DNA polymerase activity [Evidence IEA]; GO_process: GO:0006260 - DNA replication [Evidence IEA]), translating to MKITIERGALLKSLNHVQSVVERRNTIPILSNVLMRAGQGQLSLTATDLDIEVVEATTADIGQDGGTTASAHTLYDIVRKLPDGAQVEITDGEDGKLALQAGRSRFALQALPQEDFPAMSAGDLPHRFEMPAEALARLIDKTRFAISTEETRYYLNGIYLHMVEDGAPMLRAVATDGHRLAQADFPLPDGAAGMPGVIVPRKTVLELQKLVEEEEGIVRVGVSDTKIRFEFGGVVLTSKLIDGTFPDYTRVIPEGNDKDMEVDGKKFAEAVDRVSTISTERSRAVKLNMEEGRLILTVTNPDSGSATEELGVAYSSDALEIGFNARYLLDIAGQLDGDKAIFSLADSGSPTVIRDVDDESALYVLMPMRV from the coding sequence ATGAAGATCACAATTGAACGCGGTGCGCTCCTAAAGTCGCTCAATCATGTGCAAAGTGTCGTCGAACGCCGCAATACAATCCCGATCCTGTCAAATGTGCTGATGCGCGCGGGCCAAGGCCAGCTGAGCCTCACGGCGACAGATCTTGATATTGAAGTAGTGGAGGCAACCACCGCTGACATTGGTCAGGATGGCGGCACCACGGCGTCTGCTCACACGCTCTATGACATTGTTCGCAAACTACCCGACGGCGCCCAAGTGGAAATCACAGACGGCGAAGACGGGAAGCTCGCCCTCCAGGCTGGACGTTCGCGCTTTGCCCTGCAGGCGTTACCGCAGGAAGATTTCCCCGCCATGTCAGCGGGCGACTTACCGCATCGCTTTGAAATGCCGGCGGAAGCCTTGGCGCGTTTGATCGACAAGACACGCTTCGCGATCTCAACAGAAGAGACACGCTATTACCTAAACGGCATTTACTTGCACATGGTGGAAGATGGCGCGCCCATGCTGCGCGCTGTGGCAACAGACGGACACCGTCTGGCACAGGCGGACTTTCCCTTGCCCGATGGCGCAGCAGGCATGCCCGGTGTCATCGTTCCCCGCAAAACCGTCCTTGAGCTTCAAAAGCTCGTGGAAGAGGAAGAAGGCATTGTTCGCGTTGGCGTGTCAGACACAAAAATACGCTTCGAATTTGGCGGCGTTGTCCTGACGTCAAAACTCATCGACGGCACTTTTCCCGACTACACACGGGTCATTCCTGAAGGCAACGACAAGGATATGGAAGTAGATGGCAAGAAGTTTGCCGAAGCCGTGGACCGTGTCTCGACCATTTCGACAGAGCGTTCCCGGGCAGTGAAGCTCAATATGGAAGAAGGGCGTCTGATTCTGACCGTGACCAATCCAGACAGCGGCAGTGCGACGGAAGAGCTTGGGGTTGCCTACAGCTCTGATGCCCTGGAGATCGGCTTCAACGCCCGCTACCTGCTCGACATTGCAGGCCAGCTGGACGGTGACAAGGCAATCTTCTCTCTCGCAGACAGTGGCTCGCCAACTGTTATTCGCGATGTAGATGATGAATCAGCCCTCTATGTGCTGATGCCGATGCGCGTTTAG